In one window of Paraflavitalea soli DNA:
- a CDS encoding EamA family transporter: MTKHILMVFAGACSFGILSTFVKLAYREGYAAAEISVSQAFTGMLVLWLWVWLRSKKQHTSLSLQPIRSCWWQVLLTGAAIGLTTFLYYVSVHYIPASIAIILLMQFTWMGVLLDRIFFKKKADAIQLITIVIILTGTIMASGMDKTQMDGAFIKGCLYALASAFLYALYVVANSRYGNALPAPQKSALIMTGSTLGILIVNFQQLSVSHHFDTGLIKWALFLAVFGTIIPPVLFAKAIPQIGAGTSAIIMTAELPVAICCAHLILGEEISKVQWAGIIIMLLAIIWMNRQKNKPGLLT; encoded by the coding sequence ATGACTAAACATATATTGATGGTTTTTGCCGGAGCCTGCAGCTTCGGTATACTCTCTACTTTTGTAAAACTGGCCTATCGCGAAGGATATGCAGCAGCAGAGATATCCGTTTCACAAGCCTTTACAGGAATGCTTGTATTGTGGTTATGGGTGTGGCTAAGGAGTAAAAAACAACACACTTCACTTTCCTTACAGCCTATAAGGTCCTGTTGGTGGCAGGTATTATTGACCGGTGCCGCCATTGGCCTCACCACCTTCCTGTATTATGTATCTGTGCACTATATACCCGCTTCCATAGCCATCATCCTGCTCATGCAGTTTACCTGGATGGGTGTTTTACTCGACCGCATCTTTTTCAAAAAGAAAGCAGATGCCATACAGCTCATCACCATTGTCATCATATTAACAGGTACGATAATGGCCAGTGGTATGGACAAGACCCAAATGGATGGCGCCTTTATAAAGGGCTGCCTGTATGCACTGGCTTCTGCTTTCTTATATGCTCTGTATGTGGTTGCCAACAGCCGCTATGGCAATGCATTGCCTGCGCCACAGAAAAGCGCCCTGATCATGACCGGTTCTACATTGGGCATACTGATCGTGAATTTCCAACAGTTGTCAGTCAGCCATCACTTTGATACAGGCCTTATAAAATGGGCATTGTTCCTCGCCGTATTTGGCACCATCATTCCACCTGTCTTGTTTGCGAAAGCCATCCCCCAGATAGGTGCAGGTACCAGCGCCATTATTATGACCGCTGAATTGCCCGTGGCCATTTGCTGCGCCCACCTCATTCTTGGTGAAGAGATCAGCAAAGTACAATGGGCCGGCATCATAATTATGCTACTGGCCATAATATGGATGAATAGACAGAAGAATAAGCCCGGCTTACTTACATAG
- a CDS encoding DUF6157 family protein produces the protein MKDTRLHTTNYQNTFIEIADDCPVRIGEVPPQRGENKTVATSHFELIAHHPYQYTSDDVLFKVFAEKNKISRNEQPAARIEFFSKGQPCLRSSPLTKRYGWGIHSNAEGKVAIYAVDSPEYKQFTKDKNLQHVRAMRSKRV, from the coding sequence ATGAAAGATACCAGATTGCACACGACCAATTATCAAAACACCTTTATAGAAATTGCCGACGATTGTCCGGTAAGAATAGGTGAAGTTCCTCCACAAAGAGGAGAAAATAAAACCGTAGCTACTTCCCATTTCGAGCTCATTGCACATCATCCCTACCAGTACACTTCTGATGATGTATTGTTCAAGGTATTTGCCGAAAAAAATAAGATCAGCCGCAATGAACAGCCTGCAGCCCGCATAGAATTCTTTTCCAAGGGGCAACCCTGCCTGCGCTCCTCCCCCCTTACCAAACGTTATGGCTGGGGTATTCACAGCAATGCTGAAGGAAAGGTGGCCATTTATGCAGTTGACTCTCCGGAATACAAACAATTTACCAAAGACAAAAACCTGCAACACGTAAGGGCCATGCGCTCAAAACGCGTATAA
- a CDS encoding 3-keto-disaccharide hydrolase, whose product MIRSLMTACVASLVLGGCSSTIHSSKTSNGDATIDWYAYTKDHKYDNAAELYQLTDSMIRLHGDKVGYLMSKKSYADFELTLEYRWNMDAAVQRGTGKKNSGVMYNVPDTAKDVLWPAGIQFQVKEGATGDFILLENVTLAVRGETKAPGKSVAVARTSEQEKPLGQWNTILIRNKQGSCSQYLNGVLVNEGTNASSKTGRILLQYEGSPIDFRQVVLKPL is encoded by the coding sequence ATGATCAGATCCCTCATGACGGCTTGCGTGGCCTCACTTGTCCTAGGCGGATGCAGCTCTACAATACACAGCAGTAAAACTTCGAACGGCGATGCTACCATTGACTGGTACGCTTATACCAAAGACCATAAGTACGATAATGCCGCAGAGCTATACCAGCTGACGGATAGTATGATCCGGCTGCATGGGGATAAGGTGGGCTACCTGATGTCGAAAAAGTCTTATGCTGATTTTGAACTGACATTGGAATACCGGTGGAATATGGATGCTGCTGTGCAACGTGGCACGGGTAAAAAGAACAGCGGGGTGATGTACAATGTGCCGGATACGGCCAAAGATGTATTGTGGCCTGCGGGTATCCAGTTTCAGGTAAAAGAAGGGGCTACAGGGGATTTTATCCTGCTGGAAAATGTAACGCTGGCGGTACGCGGCGAAACGAAGGCGCCGGGTAAAAGTGTAGCGGTAGCCCGGACCAGTGAACAGGAAAAGCCGCTGGGACAATGGAATACTATTTTGATCAGGAATAAGCAGGGGAGCTGCTCTCAATACCTCAATGGGGTGCTGGTGAATGAGGGCACGAATGCCTCTTCCAAAACGGGCCGCATCTTACTGCAGTACGAAGGCTCACCGATCGATTTCAGGCAGGTGGTGCTAAAACCTTTATAG
- a CDS encoding glutathione peroxidase — translation MNLWLYITHLILFAGIYDFTIPSATGDVININDYRGKKILIVNIATSSHFASQLGNLETLYQRHKDSLTIIAIPSNSFTKEPLSDQQIQETLKNKYHTHYLVAAKSTVSGYTQLPLYKWLTQIENNGVVNNPVNADFQKFLINKKGAIVGIFSSTTDPLAKELENAIINN, via the coding sequence ATGAATCTTTGGTTATATATAACCCATCTTATACTGTTTGCAGGAATTTACGATTTCACCATTCCATCGGCAACAGGTGATGTTATTAATATAAATGACTACCGGGGTAAAAAAATACTCATTGTCAACATTGCCACAAGCAGTCATTTTGCATCCCAACTAGGTAATCTTGAGACCTTATATCAAAGACACAAAGACAGCCTTACAATCATAGCCATTCCCAGTAATAGCTTTACAAAAGAACCATTAAGTGATCAGCAAATACAGGAAACGCTCAAAAACAAATACCACACCCATTACCTGGTCGCTGCAAAATCAACGGTATCTGGCTACACACAGTTACCATTGTATAAATGGCTCACCCAGATAGAAAATAATGGTGTGGTCAACAACCCGGTAAATGCGGATTTCCAAAAATTCCTGATCAATAAAAAAGGGGCCATTGTTGGTATTTTTTCTTCAACAACTGATCCTTTAGCTAAAGAATTGGAAAATGCTATTATCAACAACTGA
- a CDS encoding sensor histidine kinase — protein sequence MQSRRTLSLYWKCQLTGWSVASLYWNFVGFIGTGFSIWLALIHFFADLLIYIPITHLYRNYSVRRGYHQLRPQQLLIRLIPAIILLGLLFMLLTIAKNFLVRYWFEAGFSAPLRDEFRQRSLTTFITGTRLMSIWLLAYYGYHYAQREIKATRESARLAIIAKDAQLNNLTAQLNPHFFFNSLNNIKAQVIDNPQAARRAIDLLSEVLRTSLYNRDTTLITVQQEMALIADYLELEKMRFEERLQTHIEVDPTITGAPILPLSIQTLVENAIKHGIARRKAGGKITITIQPNDQGLRATVENPGTLQAPATSGLGLKNLAERLHLQFNGKASLQLTQPTPETVIATITMPLT from the coding sequence ATGCAAAGTAGAAGAACACTATCACTTTATTGGAAATGCCAGCTCACAGGCTGGTCCGTGGCATCCCTCTACTGGAACTTTGTAGGCTTTATAGGCACCGGCTTCAGCATATGGCTGGCTCTGATCCATTTCTTTGCCGACCTGCTCATCTATATTCCCATCACCCACCTTTACCGTAACTACTCAGTCCGGCGGGGATACCATCAGTTAAGACCCCAACAGCTGCTCATCAGGCTTATTCCAGCTATTATCCTGCTTGGCCTTCTTTTTATGTTGCTCACCATTGCCAAGAACTTCCTGGTCAGGTACTGGTTTGAAGCCGGTTTCTCCGCCCCCCTCCGCGATGAATTCCGTCAAAGATCCCTAACCACCTTTATCACCGGCACCCGCCTCATGAGCATCTGGCTCCTGGCCTATTATGGCTATCATTATGCACAACGCGAGATCAAGGCCACCCGCGAAAGCGCACGCTTGGCCATCATTGCCAAAGATGCCCAACTCAATAATCTCACCGCCCAGCTCAATCCCCATTTCTTCTTTAATTCACTCAACAATATAAAAGCCCAGGTGATCGACAACCCACAGGCTGCCCGCCGCGCCATCGACCTCTTGTCCGAAGTATTACGCACCTCCTTATACAACAGGGATACCACCCTCATCACCGTACAACAGGAAATGGCATTGATCGCAGATTACCTGGAATTGGAAAAGATGCGCTTTGAAGAAAGATTGCAAACACATATTGAGGTAGACCCAACCATTACCGGGGCCCCTATCTTACCCCTCAGTATCCAAACCCTGGTGGAGAATGCCATCAAGCATGGAATAGCACGACGCAAGGCAGGCGGCAAAATTACCATCACCATACAACCCAATGATCAAGGCCTGCGGGCCACCGTAGAGAATCCCGGTACCTTGCAAGCCCCCGCTACAAGTGGATTGGGATTAAAGAACCTGGCAGAACGATTGCATTTGCAGTTCAATGGAAAAGCTTCCCTGCAACTTACCCAGCCAACACCCGAAACCGTAATCGCCACCATTACAATGCCCCTCACATGA
- a CDS encoding Na+/H+ antiporter yields the protein MDKFFIFATNTKATRVMHNTFIVYIILVLVILFLVMLAQKIKVSYPILLVVAGLVISFIPGLPPIEIDPELIFVIFLPPLLYEAAWKTSWKELWKWRRVIASFAFLIVLLTSGVVAVASNWLIPGFTLALGFLLGGIISPPDAVSASSILQSVKVPKRLISIVEGESLLNDAASLIVFRFALVAMNKGTFAFGDAVLNFFVVIIMGILTGIVIALVFFAIHRYLPTTPHINIVLSFVAPYAMYIVAEEFHFSGVLAVVSGGLFLSVRSHLFLDHRSRIQGWNVWETISFVLNGLVFMLIGLELPVVIKDLGDVSLRTAIWYSAIISVLVIILRIACTFGASAFTVWVSRYITTADNRPGWRGPLILGWTGMRGVVSLAAALSIPVYLDNGSRFPERSLILFITFSVILVTLVLQGLTLPTVIRWVNYKDPLDTMPEEEQDAAVKKKMSQAALRVLKEQHADKLQSNSLLQSLQHRLEAEIDLLSAVPGTPGSETDSTHPEHFIPHYRQVYIELLNEQRQLLFKLNHKAEVDESIIRKYLSLLDIEEEKLFVQYDHAH from the coding sequence GTGGATAAGTTCTTTATTTTTGCGACCAATACCAAAGCTACCCGGGTCATGCACAACACCTTTATCGTCTATATCATCCTGGTTCTCGTCATCCTTTTCCTGGTCATGCTGGCCCAAAAGATCAAAGTGTCCTACCCCATTTTGCTGGTAGTAGCGGGCCTGGTCATCAGCTTTATCCCCGGATTGCCCCCTATTGAAATAGATCCGGAACTCATATTTGTCATCTTCCTCCCACCCTTATTATACGAAGCAGCCTGGAAAACATCCTGGAAGGAACTCTGGAAATGGCGGCGCGTAATTGCCAGCTTTGCTTTCCTGATCGTGCTCCTCACCTCCGGTGTAGTAGCCGTTGCCTCCAATTGGCTCATTCCCGGCTTCACCCTCGCCCTTGGCTTTCTGTTGGGCGGCATTATATCACCGCCCGATGCAGTGTCCGCCTCTTCTATTCTTCAATCCGTAAAAGTGCCCAAAAGGCTCATCTCCATCGTGGAAGGTGAAAGCCTGCTCAATGATGCCGCGAGCCTCATCGTATTCAGGTTTGCCCTGGTGGCCATGAACAAAGGAACCTTTGCATTTGGGGATGCAGTCCTCAATTTTTTTGTGGTGATCATCATGGGAATACTTACCGGCATCGTAATAGCCCTGGTATTTTTTGCCATTCACCGCTACCTGCCTACTACCCCTCATATTAATATTGTCCTGTCTTTTGTTGCCCCTTATGCTATGTATATAGTAGCAGAAGAATTTCATTTTTCAGGGGTACTGGCTGTAGTAAGCGGAGGCCTCTTCCTGTCTGTACGCAGTCATTTGTTCCTGGATCACCGCAGCCGTATTCAGGGCTGGAATGTATGGGAGACCATCAGTTTTGTATTAAATGGGTTGGTATTTATGCTCATTGGGCTCGAACTGCCCGTAGTGATCAAAGACCTGGGCGATGTCAGCCTGCGAACCGCTATCTGGTACAGCGCTATCATCTCTGTCCTTGTCATCATTCTGCGCATTGCCTGTACATTTGGCGCCTCTGCTTTCACCGTATGGGTCAGCCGCTATATTACCACCGCCGACAACAGGCCAGGCTGGCGCGGGCCCCTCATCCTGGGCTGGACAGGTATGCGCGGCGTGGTATCCCTGGCTGCCGCCTTATCCATCCCCGTATACCTCGATAATGGCAGCCGCTTCCCCGAGCGTAGCCTCATCCTGTTCATTACTTTCTCTGTGATACTGGTAACACTCGTATTGCAGGGTCTTACCTTGCCCACCGTAATACGCTGGGTGAATTACAAAGATCCCCTCGACACCATGCCCGAAGAAGAACAAGATGCCGCCGTAAAGAAAAAAATGTCCCAGGCCGCCTTACGCGTATTGAAAGAACAACATGCCGACAAACTCCAGTCCAACAGCCTGCTCCAAAGCCTGCAGCACAGGCTGGAAGCAGAAATAGATCTGCTCAGTGCTGTACCAGGCACGCCAGGCAGCGAAACCGATTCAACACATCCCGAACACTTCATTCCCCATTACCGGCAGGTCTATATTGAATTGCTCAATGAGCAAAGACAGCTATTGTTTAAACTGAACCACAAGGCCGAAGTAGACGAAAGCATTATCCGCAAATACCTTTCCCTCCTGGATATCGAGGAAGAGAAACTGTTTGTACAGTATGATCATGCCCATTGA
- a CDS encoding CocE/NonD family hydrolase, which yields MRIFFSLALLCLFTSLRLTAQTANSPGNLPDSTYLIQDSILIKTRDGAHISALVVRKQGITAPLPAILIFTIYARKTDVKKAKEAADKGYVGIVAYTRGKRYSPEIVAPYEHDGNDAYDVIDWIARQPWSNQQVGMYGGSYSGFTQWASTKHLHPALKTIVPSASVAPGLDAPMMNNVIMTFPFSWTWYVSNNKWLDETDYNSPLWGNVLQQWFQEGRSYRALDTMAGRPGNKIFHSWLDHPTYDQYWQDMIPYKDEFAQINIPVLSTSGYYDGGQVGATYYLREHLKYNPRSTHYFLIGPYGHFGCQGYPDSVFNSYPIDPVARIPIHDIIYEWFDHILKGKPKPAILKDNINYQVMGSNTWKHVPSLSRMSNDTITFYLSKAPSRPWQKLTAQRPSRPETIPQEINFADRDSVHSYYYNNKVIYDSLHTNNGLVFITDPLQAPLEISGRFTGQLAAMINKKDIDFSVALFEQMPDGRFFYLTYFMGRASYAKDIMHRQLLVPGKKEFIPFSNSYITSRQLQKGSRIMAIVNINKSPFEQINYGTGKDVSTETIQDAGLPLRIKWYNDSYLKIPVWK from the coding sequence ATGAGAATATTCTTCTCCCTGGCACTCCTATGCCTTTTCACAAGCCTGCGCCTTACCGCACAAACTGCCAACAGCCCTGGCAACCTGCCCGATAGCACCTACCTTATCCAGGACAGCATATTGATCAAAACGAGAGATGGTGCACATATCTCAGCCCTGGTGGTCAGAAAACAAGGTATTACAGCCCCCCTGCCTGCCATCCTCATCTTTACCATCTATGCCCGCAAAACCGATGTTAAAAAAGCGAAGGAAGCAGCCGATAAGGGCTATGTGGGGATCGTTGCCTATACAAGGGGCAAAAGATACAGCCCGGAAATAGTAGCCCCTTATGAACATGATGGCAACGATGCCTATGATGTAATTGATTGGATCGCCCGCCAGCCCTGGAGCAATCAACAGGTGGGCATGTACGGTGGCAGTTACAGTGGCTTTACACAATGGGCTTCTACCAAACACCTCCACCCCGCCCTGAAGACCATCGTACCTTCAGCATCCGTAGCCCCTGGCCTGGATGCTCCCATGATGAACAATGTGATCATGACCTTTCCTTTCTCCTGGACCTGGTATGTGTCCAACAACAAATGGCTCGACGAAACCGATTACAACAGTCCCTTATGGGGCAATGTATTGCAGCAATGGTTTCAAGAAGGCCGCTCTTACCGCGCACTCGATACCATGGCCGGCCGCCCCGGTAATAAGATATTTCACAGTTGGCTCGACCATCCTACCTACGATCAGTACTGGCAGGATATGATCCCTTATAAAGACGAGTTTGCACAGATCAATATCCCCGTGCTTTCCACCTCTGGTTATTATGATGGCGGACAGGTAGGCGCCACGTATTACCTCAGGGAGCACCTGAAATACAATCCCCGTTCTACCCATTATTTCCTGATCGGCCCCTATGGCCATTTCGGTTGCCAGGGTTATCCCGATTCTGTTTTCAACAGTTACCCGATCGATCCCGTGGCCAGGATCCCGATCCATGATATCATCTACGAATGGTTTGATCATATCCTGAAAGGGAAACCCAAACCTGCTATCCTGAAAGACAATATCAACTACCAGGTAATGGGCAGCAATACCTGGAAGCATGTCCCTTCCCTCAGCAGGATGAGCAATGATACCATTACCTTTTACCTCAGCAAAGCTCCTTCCCGTCCCTGGCAAAAACTCACTGCCCAACGACCTTCAAGACCAGAAACTATTCCACAGGAAATAAATTTTGCTGACCGCGATTCCGTGCACAGCTATTACTACAACAACAAGGTTATTTATGACAGCCTGCATACCAACAATGGCCTCGTATTTATCACCGATCCCCTGCAGGCGCCCCTGGAAATATCCGGCCGCTTCACAGGACAGTTGGCAGCCATGATCAATAAGAAAGATATAGACTTTAGCGTGGCATTGTTTGAGCAAATGCCAGATGGGCGTTTTTTCTATCTCACCTATTTCATGGGCCGTGCCAGCTATGCAAAAGATATCATGCACAGACAGTTGTTGGTGCCGGGCAAAAAGGAGTTCATACCCTTTTCCAATTCTTATATCACCAGTCGTCAATTACAAAAAGGAAGCAGGATCATGGCCATTGTAAATATCAATAAGAGCCCTTTCGAACAGATCAATTATGGCACAGGAAAGGACGTTAGCACCGAAACCATACAGGATGCCGGCCTGCCCCTCCGTATTAAATGGTACAATGACAGTTACCTGAAAATACCCGTTTGGAAATAA
- a CDS encoding ArsR/SmtB family transcription factor has protein sequence MKRDVFQAIADPTRRKIIHMTAHESLNVNAVAGNFEVTRTAIYKHMKILTECGLLVITQQGRERFCEAKLDQLNEVSDWIEQYRQLWDNRLDKLENYLADLQTKKKRHAKNKRSR, from the coding sequence ATGAAGAGAGATGTATTCCAAGCAATAGCCGATCCAACACGCAGGAAGATCATTCATATGACAGCCCACGAATCACTCAATGTAAATGCTGTAGCCGGCAACTTTGAGGTAACCCGCACTGCTATTTACAAACACATGAAGATCCTTACCGAATGTGGATTGCTCGTCATAACCCAACAGGGCCGTGAGCGCTTTTGCGAGGCAAAACTCGATCAACTCAACGAAGTCTCCGATTGGATAGAACAATACCGCCAGTTGTGGGATAACCGCCTTGATAAACTGGAGAACTATTTAGCCGATTTACAAACAAAAAAGAAAAGACATGCAAAAAACAAACGCAGCCGGTAA
- a CDS encoding SRPBCC family protein, with protein sequence MQKTNAAGNAPDTLTVTREVLIKRTINAPRKLVFEAWADPDHLKNWYAPDGCTINIVKYDFREGGTFLTCIRTPSLHDCWCKGEFLNITAPEKLVYSMIIADQHGNAVKPVEAGMDPDWPAETIVTITFEAQGNKTNITLHQTVDEALARQTGAYPSWLSMLDNLEATLTRELR encoded by the coding sequence ATGCAAAAAACAAACGCAGCCGGTAATGCGCCGGACACCCTCACAGTTACACGGGAGGTATTGATCAAGCGCACCATCAATGCGCCACGAAAATTGGTATTCGAAGCCTGGGCCGATCCCGATCACCTCAAAAATTGGTATGCCCCCGATGGCTGCACCATCAACATTGTAAAGTATGATTTCAGGGAAGGTGGCACTTTCCTTACTTGCATCCGTACCCCTTCACTCCATGATTGCTGGTGCAAAGGCGAATTTCTCAACATCACGGCCCCTGAGAAATTAGTGTATTCCATGATCATTGCCGATCAACACGGCAACGCTGTTAAACCCGTGGAAGCAGGCATGGATCCCGACTGGCCGGCTGAAACCATCGTCACAATCACCTTTGAAGCCCAGGGCAATAAAACCAATATCACCCTGCATCAAACCGTAGACGAAGCCCTGGCCAGGCAAACAGGCGCTTATCCAAGCTGGCTCAGCATGCTGGACAACCTGGAAGCTACCCTTACCCGGGAGCTCCGGTAG
- a CDS encoding LytR/AlgR family response regulator transcription factor, translating into MNPYRVVIIDDERLAREEMKRHLLTYPGYEVVGEAADADEAEAMIHALHPHLIFLDIQMPERSGFDLLESLSHIPEVIFTTAFERYAVQAFDTHALDYLVKPVREERFARAMERISAKLAAHISARETLPPTHTLFIKEGEQYHFIQVKDIYLIESTGNYARLYYANKKVYIKRSLNQLEKTLDPTLFFRTSRTNLINTSFVRQVQPINGGRLLISLHTGDALTVSSRQSAAFKNRNKL; encoded by the coding sequence ATGAATCCATACCGTGTAGTGATCATAGATGATGAACGCCTGGCCCGGGAAGAAATGAAACGACACCTGCTGACTTATCCCGGCTATGAAGTGGTAGGAGAAGCAGCAGATGCCGATGAAGCCGAAGCCATGATCCATGCCCTGCACCCACACCTCATCTTCCTCGACATTCAAATGCCCGAAAGATCAGGGTTCGACCTGCTGGAGTCACTCAGCCATATACCCGAAGTCATATTCACTACCGCTTTTGAGCGATACGCCGTACAGGCATTCGATACCCACGCACTGGATTACCTGGTAAAGCCTGTGCGCGAGGAACGTTTTGCCCGGGCCATGGAAAGGATCAGTGCCAAACTGGCCGCACACATCAGTGCCCGGGAAACATTGCCACCCACCCATACCCTCTTCATCAAAGAAGGTGAGCAATACCATTTCATCCAGGTGAAAGATATTTACCTCATTGAATCCACTGGCAATTATGCCCGGTTATACTACGCCAATAAGAAAGTGTACATAAAACGATCACTGAACCAACTGGAAAAGACACTCGACCCTACCCTCTTTTTCAGGACCAGCAGAACCAATCTTATTAATACCAGTTTTGTCAGGCAGGTACAACCCATCAATGGTGGCAGACTACTCATCAGCCTGCACACCGGTGACGCCCTTACCGTATCAAGCCGGCAATCAGCCGCCTTTAAAAACAGGAACAAACTATAG
- a CDS encoding TolB family protein, with amino-acid sequence MGYLYRKHPTMYFLRTTAALACLTVIGLFSRCSPMPSGPVIAYPSPAPDTAALPFMPGIVCSDSLDFNAAFSPDLQSFYFTRRLKKWVMLVTHYDGTKWTEPVRAPFADTRYAEADATFGPDGAVYFISNRPKRAGDSSGDYDIWRKRPLANGSWSEAENVTAINSDSTEYYISFAANGNLYFASFRRGGMGEGDIYVSKWVNGQYTKPENLGPAINSPLTEHDPCVSPQEDYLVFTAADRKEGFGEADLYGAKRTGQKWCTAMNLGSRVNTPTYEYCSYFSPDGQYFFFSSNFDVKWVKASAIRDDIDKLCK; translated from the coding sequence ATGGGTTATCTTTATAGAAAGCACCCAACCATGTACTTCCTGCGCACCACCGCCGCCTTAGCCTGCCTGACTGTGATTGGTTTGTTTTCCCGTTGCAGTCCCATGCCTTCCGGTCCCGTCATTGCTTACCCTTCCCCGGCTCCTGATACGGCTGCGCTGCCATTTATGCCAGGCATAGTATGTAGTGATTCGCTGGACTTCAATGCTGCTTTCTCGCCAGACCTGCAATCTTTTTATTTTACCCGGCGCCTGAAAAAATGGGTGATGCTGGTGACGCATTATGACGGAACGAAATGGACGGAGCCGGTACGGGCTCCTTTTGCAGATACGCGGTATGCAGAGGCGGATGCTACTTTTGGCCCGGATGGAGCGGTGTATTTTATATCCAACCGACCCAAACGGGCCGGGGATAGTTCCGGCGACTATGATATCTGGCGCAAGCGCCCGCTGGCCAATGGGAGCTGGAGTGAAGCGGAGAATGTGACAGCCATTAATTCCGACAGCACAGAATACTATATCTCCTTTGCCGCCAATGGCAATCTTTATTTCGCCTCTTTCCGCAGGGGCGGAATGGGAGAAGGAGATATTTATGTAAGCAAATGGGTTAATGGACAGTACACCAAACCAGAAAATCTGGGCCCGGCTATCAATTCGCCGCTCACAGAGCACGATCCCTGCGTTTCGCCCCAGGAAGACTACCTGGTATTTACAGCGGCAGATCGCAAGGAAGGCTTTGGAGAGGCGGACCTGTATGGCGCCAAAAGAACGGGACAAAAATGGTGTACTGCCATGAACCTGGGTAGCCGGGTGAACACGCCTACCTATGAATACTGCTCTTACTTCTCACCGGATGGTCAATACTTCTTTTTCAGCAGCAATTTTGACGTGAAATGGGTGAAGGCATCGGCGATCCGGGACGATATCGACAAGCTATGTAAGTAA